AACAATTGAATTCTTGGCAGCTTACCTTGATGAAGAATTCATTGGAAACAACATCAATGGGGCACCTTTATTGTCGCTAGAACCTAACGCACCTCAACTAAGTATTCTTGAGCCGGAGGGTTTCCAGATACTAGAAGAGACACTATTCAGTGAGAATCCTTTAGAGGAAAAAGAAGCGATCATAGCCTATACCGCAGCCTTAAGCCGAAGTGCTCAGGAGCTATCGTATTTACGTCAAACGTATCTTACTGATCGCCAAGTGATTGAAGCAGCTCGTATGGCACTGATTCGGGTATTTACCTTAGGTGTTACCGGCTTTGATTCTCCTGTGCTGGCTAACTCATTGCCGGAGGCTTCTCAAGTATTAGTTTCGCTCCAAAAAGCCATTCAACTATATATTCCGCTGGTAGGGGTAAAAAATGCTAATCTTGCTCAAAGGTTAGAAAGTACGGTCGCCGAAGCAGTAGATTATCTGGCAAAAAATCAAGATTTTGATACGTTTGATCGCCTTGGTTTTCTAAAGGGTTATATTAATCCGCTGTACGCCGATTTGCTAGACGCTCAGTTAGCACTGCAAATTGAAACCTACTACGAAACTGCATCGCCCTACCACAAACACGCTATTAATTACTTTGCTAAAAATATTTTCGACGAAGACTTTCTGAATCCGTTTTACTACACGCGGATGTCTTCTCAAAGTTATACTGGTGCCGCCGTGCAGCTAGGGCGAACCCTCTTCTTTGACCCTCTTCTGTCTAATAATAACGAACGCTCCTGCGCCTCTTGTCATCAGCCGGAAAAAGCCTTTACCGATGGTCTGGCTAGGAGCCTGGCAACCAACAGCGAGGGAACCGTAAAACGAAATGCTCCAACTTTGCTCAACGCGGCCTACGCTGATCGTTACTTTTATGATTTGCGTTCTGAAGTGTTAGAAGATCAGATGGATCACGTTGTTTACGATCATCGAGAGTTTCAGACTAGCTATTTGGCGGTTTTTGAAAAAATTCAGCGAAGTGAAGACTACCTAGCTATGTTTTCCGAGGCCTTTCCCGAAATGAAGGATGACCCAGTAAATAAACACACGCTGACGACTGCGCTGGCTACGTATATTGTTTCTCTGAAAAGCTTGTCATCTCCTTTTGATCAGTACGTGCGGGATGAGCAAGAATCGCTGGATGCCTCAGTGAAGCGAGGGTTTAATTTGTTTATGGGTAAAGCGGCTTGTGGCACTTGTCATTTCGCTCCCACTTTCAATGGCTTGGTTCCCCCAATCTACCATGAATCAGAATCGGAAGTGTTGGGAGTACCCAACACGACAGATACCGCAACGATGGTGATAGATGATGATTTGGGACGGGCTTTGGGAGTAATTAAGGAATACGTAGATTTCTACCGACATTCATTCAAAACCACTACCGTACGAAATGTCGCATTGACTGCCCCATATATGCACAACGGAGTGTATGAAACACTGGAGGAAGTGGTTGACTTCTACAACCAAGGTGGCGGAGAAGGTATGGGATTGGATGTGCCCTACCAAACACTGCCGCCGGATCCGCTCAACCTAACTGACCAAGAGCAAGCCGACCTCGTGGCCTTCATGGAGTCCCTGACAGATACGGCTCAGGTAAATCAGGTTCCTCGGGAATTACCTACTTTTGCCGATAACGAAGATTGGAACCAACGTAAAGTTGGTGGTACGTACTAAAAATGAATAAGGTAATTGGGTAGCGCAGGAGATAGTTGCGAATTTCTCAAATCCCCCTTGTCCTCTTTACGAAAGGGGAAGAGTAGCTTGTTGTTTTTTTTCTTCATACCATTACCTTATATCTTTATTCTTCTTTTAGGGCTAACTACCCCGAGTTGGGGGCAGATGCCCGAAGGGGAAGTCTATCAGTTTCAGATTACAGAAAACGGCGTTTATCGGTTCGACTATAAGCTACTGAAGAAGGCCGGGTTAGCAGTTGACCAGTTAAATCCTAATCAGATTCATGTTTATGGTCAACGCGGGGGAGCTTTACCGCAGAGTAATTCAGCGGCAGCCCATCAGCTTACCGAACTGGCTATTCATCCGGTAGGGTTGGCCGATAGTGTGTTCAATCAGGATGATTACCTTCTGGTGTATGCCGAAGGGCCGGATCAAACAGAGTATGACTTGCTCAATAATTTCTACGCAGTAGATCAGAATCCCTACGCCCGAGAAAATTTTCTGTTTGTGACAGTTGAAGATAAGCCACCGAATCTCGTTCCTAAGAAACCAAGTTTAGCTTTCGGTTGGGGGGCACCGATTGAAAACTACGTGGGAATATACCACTACGAGGAGAACAGAACCAATATTGTTCATTCCGGGCGCGAGTGGTTCGGCGAAGCCTTTGAAGAAGAAAATCCTACTCAAACAATTCCCTTTTCAACCGGAGTAATTGTCTCTGGGTTAGAGGCGAAATTACAAACATCGTTGATTTCTATTTCTAGTAGAACTTCTCGCTACGAGGTTTCTCTGAATCAACAATCG
This region of Tunicatimonas pelagia genomic DNA includes:
- a CDS encoding cytochrome c peroxidase, with the protein product MKRLLLVFSLLLFIGVIITSFRPEKNQSLSPAAEVKTQFLEDLHTFQIACERLHHSTSQLTEANLKEAQQAFINARYAYKTIEFLAAYLDEEFIGNNINGAPLLSLEPNAPQLSILEPEGFQILEETLFSENPLEEKEAIIAYTAALSRSAQELSYLRQTYLTDRQVIEAARMALIRVFTLGVTGFDSPVLANSLPEASQVLVSLQKAIQLYIPLVGVKNANLAQRLESTVAEAVDYLAKNQDFDTFDRLGFLKGYINPLYADLLDAQLALQIETYYETASPYHKHAINYFAKNIFDEDFLNPFYYTRMSSQSYTGAAVQLGRTLFFDPLLSNNNERSCASCHQPEKAFTDGLARSLATNSEGTVKRNAPTLLNAAYADRYFYDLRSEVLEDQMDHVVYDHREFQTSYLAVFEKIQRSEDYLAMFSEAFPEMKDDPVNKHTLTTALATYIVSLKSLSSPFDQYVRDEQESLDASVKRGFNLFMGKAACGTCHFAPTFNGLVPPIYHESESEVLGVPNTTDTATMVIDDDLGRALGVIKEYVDFYRHSFKTTTVRNVALTAPYMHNGVYETLEEVVDFYNQGGGEGMGLDVPYQTLPPDPLNLTDQEQADLVAFMESLTDTAQVNQVPRELPTFADNEDWNQRKVGGTY